From Haloarcula sp. CBA1127, a single genomic window includes:
- a CDS encoding polymer-forming cytoskeletal protein, protein MNETAIETVPLGSDPLSELDIPDGTTVEEHDLVTDGDVIVGGQSTVEFGVRGRTVIADERVRFGGHIEAEGDCRLDMWCDVADNVLVGEDAYIGERVHIGGELRVAGDLDIGDDVDIENGFEANGWIVIRNPMPTIVFLFVYLSQLLRIGEEDAAEEVIDEMLDDGSDEHDPVLIPRGASVSDDAWRVSTPATVGDDCRLHGNIRAKSLEVGRDTVVFGSLRAKDDIVVGRGTEIKGDVTTRSGTVRVGPGAKIWGDISGTTVELHENATVDGTIRTSEEMRMHTEAVLDRPDESAAAMAEMAESLEADTDTTEPAIEQSDSDDTEPAADTADNNPATVDSATTDDGDTDGATSSDTSEDSPDVEEAAESAE, encoded by the coding sequence ATGAACGAAACCGCTATAGAAACCGTGCCTCTCGGCTCCGACCCGCTGTCCGAACTCGACATTCCTGACGGGACGACTGTCGAGGAACACGACCTGGTGACCGACGGTGACGTCATCGTCGGCGGCCAGTCGACCGTGGAGTTCGGGGTGCGCGGGCGGACAGTCATCGCCGACGAGCGAGTCCGCTTTGGCGGCCACATTGAAGCCGAAGGTGACTGTCGGCTCGATATGTGGTGCGATGTCGCGGACAACGTGCTGGTCGGCGAGGACGCCTACATCGGCGAACGGGTACATATCGGCGGCGAACTCCGTGTCGCGGGCGATCTGGATATCGGCGACGACGTGGACATCGAGAACGGGTTCGAGGCGAACGGCTGGATCGTCATCCGCAATCCGATGCCGACCATCGTCTTTCTGTTCGTCTACCTCTCGCAACTCCTCCGTATCGGCGAGGAAGACGCGGCCGAGGAAGTAATCGACGAGATGTTAGACGACGGGAGTGACGAGCACGACCCGGTTCTGATTCCACGCGGTGCGAGCGTCTCGGACGACGCCTGGCGCGTCTCGACGCCGGCGACAGTCGGCGACGATTGCCGACTCCACGGCAACATCCGCGCGAAGTCCCTCGAAGTCGGCCGTGACACGGTCGTCTTCGGGAGCCTGCGCGCGAAAGACGATATCGTGGTCGGCCGGGGCACGGAGATCAAAGGGGACGTAACGACCCGCAGCGGCACCGTCCGCGTCGGCCCGGGTGCGAAAATCTGGGGCGACATCTCGGGGACGACTGTCGAACTCCACGAGAACGCGACGGTCGACGGGACGATTCGCACCAGCGAGGAGATGCGGATGCACACCGAGGCCGTGCTAGACCGGCCGGACGAATCCGCTGCGGCGATGGCGGAAATGGCCGAATCGCTCGAAGCTGACACTGACACTACGGAGCCAGCCATCGAACAGAGCGATTCTGACGATACCGAGCCGGCGGCCGATACGGCCGACAACAACCCTGCCACTGTGGACAGTGCGACAACTGACGACGGAGATACAGACGGAGCGACTAGCAGCGACACGTCCGAGGACAGTCCCGACGTCGAAGAGGCAGCAGAGTCCGCAGAGTAA
- a CDS encoding dipeptide epimerase, which yields MTRIERVSVEPLDHELREPFEISLGTREKARNLVVAVETDSGIVGHGEGSPLPPVTGETQAAAVATARSVTSVLEGAALADYRELVSDLRAAVPGAVSALFAVETALLDAYCRDRGIPLSELFGGAPTPATTDITVPIVTPDAAAERATRAAAAGFDHIKVKTGGAVDDDVARTVAVADAAPDATITVDANQGWMPKATEQFVDEVTAAGVDLALVEQPTPKDDIRGLARTRDRLSVPVAADEAVFTPADATAVVRDGAADVINVKLGKSGLLGAAAIVNIAEAASLDCMLGCMLEGATGIATSAHLAAGLGAFDYVDLDGHLLFEECPPSMSSGPRIDIDGPGHGVSPPAAVSEVTEN from the coding sequence ATGACTCGTATCGAGCGCGTCTCCGTCGAACCGCTTGACCACGAACTCCGCGAGCCGTTCGAAATCTCACTCGGAACCCGAGAGAAAGCACGGAATCTGGTCGTTGCAGTGGAGACTGACTCAGGTATTGTCGGCCACGGGGAAGGGTCCCCGTTACCGCCAGTGACTGGCGAGACGCAGGCAGCTGCCGTGGCGACCGCTCGGTCGGTCACGTCGGTGCTTGAGGGGGCGGCCCTCGCCGACTACCGCGAACTTGTCAGTGACCTGCGGGCCGCAGTGCCCGGAGCGGTTTCGGCACTGTTCGCTGTCGAGACGGCACTGCTCGACGCCTACTGTCGCGACCGCGGCATCCCGCTCTCGGAACTGTTCGGCGGCGCGCCGACTCCCGCTACGACGGATATCACCGTGCCGATAGTCACGCCCGACGCGGCAGCCGAACGAGCCACGCGTGCCGCGGCTGCGGGCTTCGACCACATCAAGGTCAAGACCGGCGGGGCGGTCGACGACGACGTGGCTCGGACCGTTGCGGTCGCGGACGCTGCACCCGACGCGACGATTACGGTGGACGCGAATCAGGGCTGGATGCCGAAGGCCACAGAGCAGTTTGTCGACGAGGTGACCGCAGCCGGGGTCGACCTCGCCTTGGTCGAACAGCCGACGCCGAAGGACGATATCCGCGGTCTCGCGAGGACGCGCGACAGACTCTCGGTCCCCGTCGCCGCGGACGAGGCCGTATTCACGCCGGCGGACGCAACGGCCGTGGTTCGGGACGGGGCTGCCGACGTGATCAACGTCAAGCTCGGGAAGTCGGGGCTCCTCGGGGCAGCAGCAATTGTGAACATCGCCGAGGCTGCCTCGCTCGATTGTATGCTCGGCTGTATGCTCGAAGGGGCAACCGGGATCGCGACGAGCGCCCACCTTGCCGCTGGGCTCGGTGCCTTCGACTACGTCGACCTCGACGGGCACCTGTTGTTTGAGGAGTGCCCGCCATCGATGTCGTCCGGCCCGCGTATCGATATCGACGGGCCGGGACACGGCGTTTCACCGCCGGCGGCTGTGTCAGAGGTGACTGAGAACTGA
- a CDS encoding 6-hydroxymethylpterin diphosphokinase MptE-like protein, which yields MEFRTWEPVYEAILDDFGYPRDGDERACDRFVELLGDDGTYDPASLGLDGATVAIAGAGPSLEAEADRAVDADVVLAASTAADRLRAAGVAVDCMVTDLDKNADTGRELTAAGTPVVAHAHGDNIPALETHIPAYDSEFVVPTTQASPVPPVRNYGGFTDGDRAAFLADHFGAASLVFPGWDFDDPSVTAEKRQKLRWAERLLRWLEQRRGKRFDVLDGRRDDIEPVATD from the coding sequence ATGGAATTTCGCACCTGGGAACCAGTGTACGAGGCTATCCTCGACGACTTCGGCTACCCTCGTGACGGTGACGAGCGCGCCTGTGACCGCTTTGTCGAATTGCTCGGTGACGACGGGACGTACGACCCGGCGAGTCTTGGACTCGACGGTGCAACGGTCGCCATCGCCGGGGCCGGCCCGTCGCTGGAAGCCGAGGCAGACCGGGCAGTCGACGCCGACGTGGTCCTTGCGGCGTCCACGGCCGCCGACCGCCTCCGGGCGGCAGGTGTCGCCGTCGACTGCATGGTTACGGACCTAGACAAAAACGCCGACACCGGGCGGGAACTGACGGCTGCCGGGACACCGGTCGTCGCCCACGCCCACGGTGACAACATCCCTGCACTGGAAACCCACATTCCGGCCTACGACAGCGAGTTCGTCGTGCCGACGACACAGGCAAGCCCCGTCCCGCCGGTCCGCAACTACGGCGGCTTCACCGATGGCGACCGCGCCGCGTTCCTTGCGGACCACTTCGGCGCTGCCTCGCTGGTGTTCCCCGGCTGGGACTTCGACGACCCGTCCGTGACTGCCGAAAAGCGACAGAAACTCCGCTGGGCCGAGCGCCTGCTCCGCTGGCTGGAACAGCGCCGCGGCAAGCGCTTCGACGTGCTCGACGGCCGACGCGACGACATCGAGCCAGTGGCGACTGACTGA
- a CDS encoding DUF1611 domain-containing protein, with product MDLRRKYDEGTPAVVLAEGAFGQPEGKTANGIVMHGELFDAQAVVDSTCPSPNAGAALDWPDADDVPVVETVTEALDQAPDAAVLVIGVAPAGGDLPDAWVEAIQRAMEQGCDVVSGLHVFLSERPDWTERAQQHGVDLVDVRKPPAVADLTLGDGRGDEADADVVLTMGTDCAVGKRTTTFELYRAATEAGLNAGWVATGQTGILVGADRGVVIDRVPADFVSGVVEDMVLDVAADHDIVFVEGQAALTHTAYGGVTLGLLHGAAPDAVVLADDPSREARSHFDDLTVAGVEAERRAITDLTETTVAALSTWGDPEAETASTGLPAANIYDDDGPETLLGAVLGAL from the coding sequence ATGGACTTACGGCGAAAATACGACGAGGGCACGCCCGCCGTTGTACTCGCAGAGGGGGCGTTCGGACAGCCGGAAGGCAAGACGGCCAACGGTATCGTCATGCACGGAGAGCTGTTCGACGCGCAGGCCGTCGTGGACTCGACGTGTCCGAGCCCCAACGCCGGCGCGGCCCTCGATTGGCCTGACGCCGACGATGTCCCGGTCGTCGAGACCGTCACCGAAGCGCTGGATCAAGCCCCGGACGCGGCCGTCCTTGTCATCGGCGTCGCGCCCGCTGGCGGTGACCTCCCGGACGCCTGGGTTGAGGCTATCCAGCGCGCGATGGAACAGGGCTGTGACGTTGTCTCCGGCCTGCACGTCTTCCTAAGCGAGCGCCCAGACTGGACCGAGCGCGCACAGCAACACGGTGTCGACCTCGTCGACGTTCGGAAACCGCCGGCCGTCGCTGACCTGACGCTCGGTGACGGCCGCGGGGACGAGGCCGACGCAGATGTCGTCCTGACGATGGGTACCGACTGTGCGGTCGGGAAGCGAACGACGACCTTCGAACTGTACCGGGCGGCGACCGAGGCCGGACTCAACGCCGGCTGGGTCGCGACAGGACAGACCGGCATTCTCGTCGGCGCGGACCGCGGGGTCGTCATCGACCGGGTTCCGGCCGACTTTGTCTCGGGCGTCGTTGAGGACATGGTGCTCGACGTCGCGGCGGACCACGATATCGTGTTCGTCGAAGGGCAGGCCGCCCTCACGCACACCGCATACGGTGGCGTGACGCTTGGGTTGCTCCACGGAGCGGCCCCCGACGCAGTCGTGCTAGCCGACGACCCCTCGCGGGAGGCCCGGTCCCATTTCGACGACCTCACCGTGGCCGGCGTCGAGGCCGAACGCCGCGCGATTACCGACCTCACAGAGACGACAGTCGCCGCCCTCTCCACGTGGGGCGACCCGGAGGCGGAAACCGCCAGCACAGGGCTTCCGGCGGCGAACATCTACGACGATGACGGCCCGGAGACACTCCTTGGAGCCGTCTTGGGGGCGCTATGA
- a CDS encoding trehalose-6-phosphate synthase → MGRGVSVTAQDGAVPDSLVVVSNREPYSHERDDDGEIRVQSAAGGLTSALDPVMQSRGGTWVAWGSGDADMAVADEGIVEVPPSAPTYDLKRVPLSDAAVQGYYYGYANQVLWPLCHEDTGRMWAEPAYWDQYRAVNEQFADAVDTVADAGQPVWFQDYHLALAPRLVRERRPGATLLQFWHIPWPAPSVFRHCPHSDALLDGLLACDIIGFHTAGYAEQFLHCVDSAFPAATIDTDSGTVTRAGDTTRVVANPLGIDVEGVRDRARTADVGSIRDTVLGGSRSDASIRLALGVERLDYSKGIPERIEALSHLWDRRPDLRGEFTYVQKASRTREGIAAYRRYRADVVAAIERVNDRFGTNDWQPIVYTEANLDNETLAGLYRAAEVAVVTPHRDGMNLVAHEYPAACVDGDGSLVLSELAGAATHLDGALTVNPHDINAIADAIEQALELDEAETRDRLSRLQHGVEALDSSQWVARQFSAGQSL, encoded by the coding sequence ATGGGCCGGGGAGTGTCAGTAACCGCGCAAGACGGTGCCGTTCCGGACTCGCTGGTGGTCGTCTCGAACCGCGAACCGTATAGCCACGAGCGGGACGACGACGGCGAGATACGGGTCCAGTCCGCGGCGGGTGGGCTGACGAGCGCACTCGACCCGGTGATGCAGTCACGGGGTGGCACCTGGGTCGCCTGGGGCAGCGGCGACGCCGATATGGCTGTCGCCGACGAGGGTATCGTCGAAGTCCCGCCGTCTGCCCCCACATACGACCTGAAACGCGTCCCGCTCTCCGACGCGGCAGTTCAGGGCTATTACTACGGTTACGCCAACCAAGTGCTCTGGCCGCTCTGTCACGAGGACACCGGCCGGATGTGGGCGGAACCGGCCTACTGGGACCAGTACCGCGCCGTCAACGAGCAGTTCGCCGATGCCGTCGATACGGTCGCCGACGCGGGCCAGCCGGTCTGGTTCCAGGATTATCATCTCGCGCTCGCGCCCAGACTGGTCCGGGAGCGACGGCCGGGTGCGACGCTGTTACAGTTCTGGCATATCCCCTGGCCTGCGCCGTCGGTGTTTCGGCACTGCCCCCACAGCGACGCGCTGCTTGACGGATTGCTGGCCTGCGATATCATCGGCTTTCACACGGCAGGGTACGCCGAGCAGTTCCTGCACTGCGTCGACAGCGCGTTCCCCGCGGCGACCATCGACACGGACAGCGGGACAGTTACTCGCGCCGGCGACACGACACGAGTCGTCGCGAACCCGCTGGGTATCGATGTCGAAGGAGTTCGGGACCGGGCACGGACCGCCGACGTGGGCAGTATCCGTGATACCGTTCTGGGCGGGAGCCGCTCGGACGCGTCCATCCGCCTGGCGCTCGGCGTCGAGCGGCTCGACTACTCGAAAGGCATCCCCGAACGTATCGAGGCGCTGTCACACCTCTGGGACCGGCGGCCGGACCTGCGAGGCGAATTCACGTACGTGCAGAAGGCGAGCCGAACGCGAGAAGGTATCGCCGCCTACCGACGGTACCGAGCGGATGTCGTTGCTGCCATCGAACGCGTCAACGACCGGTTCGGGACCAACGACTGGCAGCCCATCGTCTACACTGAGGCCAACCTCGACAACGAAACGCTCGCGGGGCTGTACCGGGCTGCCGAGGTCGCGGTCGTGACGCCACACCGCGACGGGATGAACCTCGTCGCCCACGAGTACCCGGCAGCCTGTGTCGACGGCGACGGTTCGCTCGTGCTGAGCGAACTGGCCGGTGCGGCGACCCATCTCGACGGCGCGCTAACGGTCAATCCACACGACATCAACGCGATTGCTGATGCCATCGAGCAGGCGTTGGAACTGGACGAAGCGGAAACACGTGATCGGCTGTCGCGTCTTCAGCACGGCGTCGAGGCGCTCGACAGTTCACAGTGGGTCGCCAGACAGTTCAGCGCCGGGCAGTCGCTGTAG
- a CDS encoding TIGR04024 family LLM class F420-dependent oxidoreductase yields the protein MTARDVYLPVAAQPSVDTLVEMSQQAEDSGYDRVWLPETWGRDAVTTLTSIAEHTSTVGLGSSILNVYSRSPALLGQTAATLQEVSDGRFRAGVGPSGPIVIEGWHGRDFENPLKYTRETVDIMKLVLSGETVDYDGDIFSLSGFRLRCEPPEPAPPVDAGGLGPKSVELAGRFADGWHALMLTADGLRDRLEDFEHGADLGDRDRADQRVTLSLTCCAMDDREQARELARQHVAFYIGGMGTFYRDALARQGYEDTAYEIAEQWGSGDKAAAVDAIGDELLDSIAVAGTPEECRDHIAQFEDIDGVDAINISFPRAAEPDTIDTTIDVLAP from the coding sequence ATGACAGCGCGAGACGTGTATCTCCCGGTTGCGGCACAGCCGTCGGTCGACACGCTGGTCGAGATGAGCCAGCAGGCCGAGGACAGTGGCTACGACCGAGTCTGGCTCCCGGAGACGTGGGGACGAGACGCGGTGACGACGCTGACTAGCATCGCCGAACACACGTCGACGGTCGGTCTCGGCTCCTCGATTCTGAACGTGTACTCGCGGTCGCCGGCGCTGCTCGGCCAGACCGCGGCGACGCTACAGGAAGTCTCAGACGGCCGTTTCCGCGCCGGCGTCGGACCATCCGGGCCAATCGTCATCGAGGGCTGGCACGGCCGTGATTTCGAGAATCCGCTCAAGTACACGCGGGAGACCGTCGACATCATGAAACTGGTGCTCTCCGGCGAGACCGTCGACTACGACGGGGACATCTTTTCGCTGTCCGGGTTCCGACTGCGCTGTGAACCGCCCGAACCCGCGCCGCCCGTGGACGCTGGCGGCCTCGGCCCGAAGTCGGTCGAACTCGCCGGCCGCTTCGCCGACGGCTGGCACGCGCTGATGCTGACCGCCGACGGCCTCCGGGACCGACTGGAAGACTTCGAGCACGGCGCAGACCTCGGCGACCGCGACCGCGCCGACCAACGAGTGACGCTGTCGCTGACGTGCTGTGCAATGGACGATCGGGAGCAGGCCCGTGAACTGGCCCGCCAGCACGTGGCCTTCTACATCGGTGGGATGGGGACGTTCTACCGCGACGCGCTGGCCCGGCAGGGGTACGAGGACACCGCCTACGAGATCGCCGAGCAGTGGGGCTCGGGCGACAAAGCGGCCGCTGTCGACGCGATCGGCGACGAACTACTGGATAGCATTGCTGTTGCCGGTACGCCCGAGGAATGTCGCGACCACATCGCACAGTTCGAGGATATCGATGGCGTGGACGCGATCAACATCTCGTTCCCCCGCGCTGCCGAACCGGACACTATCGACACGACCATCGACGTGTTAGCGCCCTGA
- a CDS encoding amino acid permease → MSEEDLAKDLGPLAALTIGVGTMIGAGIFVLPGEAILNAGSLASVAFVLGGVIAMFTALSASELGTAMPRSGGAYYYVNHALGPMFGSVAGWANWLGLAFASAFYMVGFGRYIARIFGLSGSVAVGPVSIAVVKLVALAGGAFFVFINYVGAKETGRLQNIIVVLLIAILTVFTLLGTLRAEPSNLPAATDVVTTLETTGLIFVSYLGFVQITSVAEEIKDPGKNLPRAVIGSVVIVTVIYALVLVIMSAAVPQGFIADIISSDAENPIAVVEVGSYIQGAAMGGALLFGGLLATASSANASILASSRINFAMGRDRIVTPALNEIHPRYGTPYRAIGITGGLILLFIVIGDLTLLSGAASGLHLIIYGLLNVALIVMRYVNPEEYTPDFVVPLYPLLPILGVVLSFALLVFVATDALLLSFGIAAAAILWYGFYARSRTEKQGILSKHIISRSDEMPDAAVSAAAGVQPDGGQYRVMVPLANPEHEQDLITLASAIAKQRGGTVIATHVVTVPDQTALSAAADRSDEIDKNSQQLLDSAREDAETFGVDVETHTILSHKSYEAIFDAARTHTADLVVMGWGPDAHGSPGRAESAMDELTETVPCDFLVLRDRGFDPSRILLPTAGGPDSELSAAIVKLLQSEYDSDVTLLNVDDDREAGEQFLKEWAAEQGLEDAERLVKSGDVETAIRNAATDATLVLIGATEEGLLRRLVSKSLVLDVVDDVECSVLLAEKRRDRGLIERLF, encoded by the coding sequence ATGAGCGAGGAAGACCTTGCCAAGGACCTCGGGCCGCTGGCGGCGCTGACCATCGGCGTCGGGACAATGATCGGTGCTGGCATCTTCGTCCTGCCGGGTGAGGCCATCCTCAACGCGGGGTCGCTGGCATCAGTTGCGTTCGTTCTGGGCGGCGTCATCGCCATGTTCACGGCGCTGTCGGCCAGCGAACTCGGCACGGCGATGCCTCGTTCCGGCGGAGCCTACTACTACGTCAACCACGCGCTCGGGCCGATGTTCGGCTCGGTCGCCGGCTGGGCCAACTGGCTCGGTCTGGCCTTCGCCAGCGCCTTCTATATGGTCGGGTTCGGCCGGTACATTGCTCGCATCTTCGGCCTCTCCGGCAGTGTCGCTGTCGGCCCGGTATCGATTGCCGTCGTAAAGCTGGTCGCACTCGCCGGTGGCGCGTTCTTCGTCTTTATCAACTACGTCGGCGCAAAAGAGACCGGCCGGCTGCAGAACATCATCGTCGTCCTGCTTATCGCCATCCTCACTGTGTTCACACTCCTCGGAACGCTCCGGGCCGAGCCGTCGAACCTGCCGGCCGCTACTGACGTGGTTACCACGCTGGAGACCACGGGACTCATCTTCGTCTCCTACCTCGGCTTCGTCCAGATTACGAGCGTGGCCGAGGAGATCAAAGACCCCGGAAAGAACCTTCCGCGGGCAGTCATCGGCAGCGTCGTCATCGTGACCGTCATCTACGCGCTCGTCCTCGTGATTATGAGCGCGGCCGTCCCACAGGGGTTCATCGCGGACATCATCAGTTCCGACGCCGAGAACCCGATCGCCGTCGTCGAGGTCGGGAGCTACATTCAGGGGGCCGCAATGGGCGGTGCGCTCTTGTTCGGTGGCTTGCTCGCCACTGCCTCCAGCGCGAACGCCTCTATCCTCGCGTCCTCGCGTATCAACTTCGCTATGGGACGTGACCGGATTGTCACGCCGGCCCTCAATGAGATACATCCCCGCTACGGGACGCCGTACAGGGCGATCGGCATCACCGGCGGCCTGATTCTCCTGTTTATCGTCATCGGGGATCTGACGCTCCTCTCGGGCGCTGCGTCGGGACTGCATCTCATCATCTATGGCTTGCTCAACGTCGCACTCATCGTCATGCGGTACGTGAACCCCGAAGAGTACACGCCGGATTTCGTGGTTCCGCTGTATCCCCTGCTACCGATTCTCGGTGTTGTGCTCTCCTTCGCACTACTGGTGTTCGTCGCTACCGACGCGCTGTTGCTGTCTTTCGGTATCGCCGCTGCGGCGATACTGTGGTACGGATTCTACGCTCGTTCACGCACGGAAAAACAGGGAATTCTGTCGAAACACATCATTTCGCGGTCCGACGAAATGCCCGACGCGGCCGTTAGCGCTGCCGCCGGCGTCCAGCCCGACGGCGGGCAGTACCGCGTGATGGTGCCACTGGCCAACCCCGAACACGAACAGGACCTCATCACGCTCGCCAGCGCCATCGCCAAACAGCGCGGCGGGACCGTGATCGCGACCCACGTCGTCACCGTCCCCGACCAGACGGCGCTTTCGGCTGCCGCCGATCGATCCGATGAGATAGACAAGAACTCACAGCAACTGCTCGATAGCGCCCGCGAGGACGCCGAGACGTTCGGCGTCGATGTCGAAACACACACCATCCTCTCACACAAGTCCTACGAGGCTATCTTCGACGCTGCTCGCACACACACGGCGGACCTCGTCGTGATGGGGTGGGGGCCGGACGCACACGGCTCGCCCGGGCGGGCGGAGTCGGCCATGGACGAACTCACAGAGACGGTCCCATGTGACTTCCTCGTCCTCCGTGACCGCGGGTTCGACCCATCGCGCATCTTGCTCCCGACCGCCGGTGGGCCGGACTCTGAGCTATCAGCTGCTATTGTGAAGCTGTTGCAGTCCGAGTACGACTCCGACGTGACGCTGCTCAACGTCGACGATGACCGCGAGGCAGGCGAGCAGTTCCTCAAAGAATGGGCAGCCGAGCAGGGGCTGGAAGACGCAGAGCGCCTCGTCAAGTCCGGCGATGTCGAGACTGCTATCCGGAACGCTGCCACCGACGCGACGCTCGTCCTCATCGGCGCGACAGAGGAGGGGCTGCTCCGCCGGCTCGTCTCCAAGTCGCTCGTATTGGACGTTGTCGACGATGTGGAGTGTTCAGTCCTGCTGGCGGAGAAACGCCGCGACCGTGGCCTGATTGAGCGATTGTTCTGA
- a CDS encoding helix-turn-helix domain-containing protein, whose product MDTDSSDTTAAPSSGGLQLTLELEHPDCWMREVTAATSARLLVNAAYLVDGKVKAHVVAYAESADAVEALVAATRASDHTHAVTEMDTRRSFGGISAPVNKATSTLLVEYGPEESIHDALVSHGFMNQEPIRIRDGTEYWTVAIDESRATIQEKLDAVCAQKDATITVTQITSATTGSRERDELAVRQLSDRQRDVFELARKRGYYDYPREVSGSELADELGIAKTTFHEHLRKVEATLLGPRDADRN is encoded by the coding sequence ATGGACACTGACAGCTCCGATACGACCGCTGCCCCGTCCAGCGGCGGTCTCCAGTTGACACTCGAACTGGAGCATCCCGACTGCTGGATGCGGGAAGTAACGGCGGCCACCTCGGCCAGACTGCTTGTCAATGCGGCGTATCTGGTCGACGGGAAGGTCAAGGCCCACGTCGTCGCCTACGCGGAGTCGGCGGACGCGGTCGAGGCGCTCGTTGCGGCGACCCGGGCGTCCGACCACACCCACGCAGTCACGGAAATGGATACCCGTCGTAGCTTCGGCGGAATATCGGCACCGGTAAACAAAGCGACGAGCACGCTTCTCGTCGAATACGGCCCCGAGGAGAGCATCCACGATGCGCTGGTCTCACACGGGTTCATGAACCAGGAGCCGATCCGAATCCGCGACGGGACCGAGTACTGGACGGTCGCTATCGACGAATCGCGGGCGACGATACAAGAGAAACTCGACGCCGTGTGCGCACAGAAAGACGCGACAATCACCGTGACCCAGATTACGTCCGCGACCACCGGAAGCAGGGAGCGGGACGAGCTGGCGGTCCGGCAGCTTTCCGACAGGCAGCGCGACGTGTTCGAACTGGCCCGCAAGCGCGGCTATTACGACTACCCACGGGAGGTAAGCGGGAGCGAGCTGGCCGACGAACTCGGTATCGCGAAGACAACGTTTCACGAACACCTCCGGAAAGTCGAGGCCACATTGCTCGGCCCGAGAGACGCTGACCGGAACTGA
- a CDS encoding haloacid dehalogenase type II, with protein MPFDPDRVTTITFDSYSTIVDVQAAQKALADRVDDPQPVSRLWRSRSLAYTFLANQIDAYKPFYEMNRDALQYALDAHGVDITTEERDEILAVYHELDVFDDVRDGMNRLYDAGYDLYVVSNGNPEMLDSMVDFAGIGGLLEDTVSADEIQTFKPAAALYRHAAERTATDIEEIAHVTAGYFDVYGAMHAGMQGVWVNRDDGPWDAFAGEPDLTIGSFHDLHDELM; from the coding sequence ATGCCGTTCGACCCGGACCGCGTGACGACGATCACATTCGACTCGTACAGCACCATCGTCGATGTCCAAGCGGCCCAGAAAGCCCTCGCCGACCGGGTAGACGACCCCCAACCGGTTTCCCGGCTCTGGCGCTCCCGCTCGCTGGCGTACACGTTCCTCGCGAACCAGATTGACGCTTACAAGCCGTTTTACGAGATGAACCGCGACGCGCTCCAGTACGCGCTGGACGCACACGGCGTCGACATCACGACGGAGGAGCGCGACGAGATTCTCGCGGTCTACCACGAACTCGACGTGTTCGACGACGTTCGCGACGGCATGAACAGGCTCTACGACGCCGGCTACGACCTCTATGTCGTCTCGAACGGCAACCCCGAGATGCTCGACTCCATGGTTGATTTCGCCGGTATCGGCGGCTTGCTCGAAGACACTGTCAGCGCCGACGAGATCCAGACGTTCAAGCCAGCAGCAGCGCTGTACCGTCACGCAGCGGAGCGAACGGCGACCGATATCGAGGAAATCGCCCACGTCACCGCGGGCTATTTCGACGTGTACGGGGCGATGCACGCCGGGATGCAGGGTGTCTGGGTCAACCGCGACGACGGGCCGTGGGACGCCTTCGCCGGCGAGCCGGACCTCACTATCGGGTCGTTCCACGACCTTCACGACGAACTGATGTAA